Proteins from one Streptosporangium becharense genomic window:
- a CDS encoding NAD-glutamate dehydrogenase, whose translation MPLDEAKDELLRSAAEMCAHTPGSDHVSVEEALGFLRLYYRHVAPEDLLDRNPVDVYGPAMAQRQLADRRPQGRALVRAYTPSLEEHGWDPGFSVVEIVTDDMPFLVDSVTMELDRHEITTHLVVHPQMRVRRDMTGKLLDRGQEDVTGQMLAESWMHFEIDRQADSARLKELEGDLQRVLEDVRSAVEDSAKMRALALRTAEDVSANPPPLDPAGVEDSLELMRWLADGHFTFLGYREYSLEESEEGDRLRPAPGTGLGILRHDRPGSDSFAALSPELRAKAREKQQMLIITKANTRATVHRPAYLDYVGVKLFDAAGEVVGERRFLGLFTHVAYSESISRVPVLRRKLAAVLDLAGLAADSHDGKDLIEILETFPRDELFQTSVEQLLPIALGVLRLRERKQVKLFLRADDYGRYISCLIYLPRDRYTTKIRIRMQEILLKALGGTSLDYSAMIGESALARLHVVVRGERGRPLDGDAVNVEELEGRLAAAARSWEDDLAAAITELSAEDEAPGLVRRYASAFPEGYKADFPARMAVADLRRLEALANSSDEIGMNLYEPYDAPEGERRFKLYRIGAPVSLSRVLPLLQRMGVEVVDERPYEIDRDNIPETKDAWIYDFGLRYKPSPEVDRDEFKRLFQDAFGALWTGRVESDGFNALVLAAGLTWEQAEILRVYAKYLRQAGTTFSQEYIERVLLGNVRLARLLVRLFEARLDPRRPEEVRAELADALQEEILGALDDVASLDEDRILRAYLEMIRATLRTNYFQTVDGRRKPYISLKFDSPSISVLPLPRPRFEVFVYSPRVEGVHLRFGKVARGGLRWSDRMEDFRTEVLGLVKAQMVKNTVIVPTGSKGGFVVKNPPRSGAREDVLIEGIACYRTFISGLLDITDNLVDGEVVPPADVVRHDGDDTYLVVAADKGTATFSDIANGVAKEYGFWLGDAFASGGSIGYDHKAMGITARGAWESVKYHFRTIGVDIQSTDFTVAGIGDMSGDVFGNGMLLSQHIRLVAAFDHRHVFVDPDPDAARGYAERARLFALPRSSWADYDASLISKGGGVWPRTAKSIPVSPQMRTALGIADDVTSLAPNDLISAILRAPVDLLWNGGIGTYAKATSESHADVGDKANDGLRVNASELRCKVIGEGGNLGFTQLARIEFALNGGLVNTDFIDNSAGVDTSDHEVNIKILLDRAVRDGELTDKQRNQLFLDMTDEVAQLVLRDNYDQNVVLAAARAQAADMLHIHARQLRKLERDGLLNRGLEFLPSDKTLAERRQAGLGLTAPEFSVLLAYTKLVTDAEILASDLPDDPYLVSWLVSYFPSALRERVRSYMDSHPLRREIITTGVVNDLVNSSGTTFMFRLGEESGASAPDIVRAYLVTREVFDLPTLWRQIEELDNKVDTATQIAMELEARKLVERGTRWLLGNRRAPLDLASTVGFFAKGMNGLLPHLPKLLAGADLAAFEERRDGFVARGVPPELAERVAAMVPAYSTFDLVEVASRTGRPVHEVAEVYFDMADRLQLSRLRERVVALPRNSRWNSMARAALRDDLYAAHAALTHDVLVHSTPGLPPEERLARWNEANAAAVSRARQTLSEIWESDTFDIATLSVALRAIRTLVANINLPRDES comes from the coding sequence ATGCCGCTCGACGAGGCAAAGGACGAGCTGCTGAGGAGTGCCGCGGAGATGTGCGCGCACACACCTGGCAGCGATCACGTGAGCGTGGAGGAGGCGCTCGGCTTTCTCAGGCTCTACTACCGGCATGTCGCCCCGGAGGACCTGCTCGACCGCAATCCGGTGGACGTCTACGGCCCGGCGATGGCCCAGCGACAGCTCGCCGACCGGCGGCCCCAGGGCCGGGCCCTGGTGCGCGCCTACACCCCCAGCCTGGAGGAACACGGCTGGGACCCGGGATTCTCCGTGGTCGAGATCGTCACCGACGACATGCCCTTCCTGGTCGACTCGGTGACGATGGAGCTCGACCGCCACGAGATCACCACTCACCTGGTCGTCCACCCGCAGATGCGCGTGCGCAGGGACATGACGGGCAAACTGCTCGACCGCGGGCAGGAGGACGTCACCGGTCAGATGCTCGCCGAGTCCTGGATGCACTTCGAGATCGACCGGCAGGCCGACTCGGCGAGGCTCAAGGAGCTGGAGGGCGACCTGCAGCGGGTGCTGGAGGACGTGCGCAGCGCCGTCGAGGACTCCGCCAAGATGCGCGCGCTGGCGCTGCGGACCGCCGAGGACGTCTCGGCCAACCCGCCGCCGCTCGACCCCGCCGGAGTGGAGGACAGCCTGGAGCTGATGCGCTGGCTGGCCGACGGTCACTTCACCTTCCTCGGCTACCGCGAGTACAGCCTGGAGGAGAGCGAGGAGGGCGACCGGCTGCGTCCGGCACCCGGAACCGGGCTGGGCATCCTCCGTCACGACCGGCCGGGCTCCGACAGCTTCGCCGCGCTCTCCCCCGAACTGCGCGCCAAGGCCCGTGAGAAGCAGCAGATGCTGATCATCACCAAGGCCAACACCCGCGCCACCGTGCACCGCCCCGCCTACCTCGACTACGTCGGCGTCAAGCTCTTCGACGCCGCGGGCGAGGTCGTCGGCGAGCGGCGTTTCCTCGGCCTGTTCACCCACGTCGCCTACAGCGAGTCGATCTCCCGCGTCCCGGTGCTCCGGCGCAAGCTGGCCGCCGTGCTCGACCTCGCCGGGCTGGCCGCCGACAGCCACGACGGCAAGGATCTGATCGAGATCCTGGAGACCTTCCCCCGCGACGAGCTCTTCCAGACCTCCGTCGAGCAGCTGCTGCCCATAGCGCTCGGCGTGCTCAGGCTCCGTGAGCGCAAGCAGGTCAAGCTCTTCCTCCGCGCGGACGACTACGGCCGCTACATCTCGTGCCTGATCTACCTGCCGCGCGACCGCTACACCACCAAGATCCGCATCAGGATGCAGGAGATCCTGCTCAAGGCGCTCGGCGGCACCTCCCTCGACTACAGCGCCATGATCGGCGAGTCGGCCCTGGCCCGGCTGCACGTGGTCGTCCGCGGCGAGCGGGGCAGGCCGCTCGACGGGGACGCGGTGAACGTGGAGGAGCTGGAGGGCAGGCTGGCCGCCGCCGCCCGCTCCTGGGAGGACGACCTGGCCGCCGCGATCACCGAGCTGAGCGCCGAGGACGAGGCGCCGGGCCTCGTGCGGCGCTACGCCTCGGCGTTCCCCGAGGGGTACAAGGCCGACTTCCCGGCCCGGATGGCGGTGGCCGACCTGCGCCGCCTGGAGGCGCTGGCCAACTCCTCCGACGAGATCGGGATGAACCTCTACGAGCCGTACGATGCGCCGGAGGGCGAGCGCCGCTTCAAGCTCTACCGCATCGGCGCTCCCGTCTCCCTGTCGCGCGTGCTGCCGCTGCTGCAGCGGATGGGCGTGGAGGTGGTCGACGAGCGGCCGTACGAGATCGACCGCGACAACATCCCGGAGACCAAGGACGCCTGGATCTACGACTTCGGCCTGCGCTACAAGCCCTCGCCCGAGGTCGACCGGGACGAGTTCAAACGGCTCTTCCAGGACGCCTTCGGAGCCCTGTGGACCGGCCGGGTGGAGAGCGACGGGTTCAACGCGCTCGTCCTGGCCGCGGGGCTGACCTGGGAGCAGGCCGAGATCCTGCGCGTGTACGCCAAGTATCTGCGCCAGGCCGGCACCACGTTCAGCCAGGAGTACATCGAGCGGGTGCTGCTGGGCAACGTGCGGCTCGCGCGGCTGCTGGTCCGGCTCTTCGAGGCCAGGCTCGACCCCCGGCGCCCGGAGGAGGTCCGCGCCGAGCTGGCAGACGCGCTCCAGGAGGAGATCCTCGGCGCGCTCGACGACGTCGCCTCCCTGGACGAGGACCGGATCCTGCGGGCCTACCTGGAGATGATCCGCGCCACGCTCCGGACCAACTACTTCCAGACGGTCGACGGCCGGCGCAAGCCGTACATCAGCCTGAAGTTCGACTCGCCGTCGATCAGCGTGCTGCCGCTGCCCCGGCCGAGGTTCGAGGTGTTCGTCTACTCGCCGCGGGTCGAGGGCGTGCACCTGCGCTTCGGCAAGGTCGCGCGCGGCGGCCTGCGCTGGTCGGACCGGATGGAGGACTTCCGCACCGAGGTCCTCGGCCTGGTCAAGGCCCAGATGGTGAAGAACACCGTCATCGTCCCCACCGGTTCCAAGGGCGGCTTCGTGGTGAAGAACCCGCCCAGGTCGGGTGCGCGCGAGGACGTGCTCATCGAGGGCATCGCCTGCTACCGGACGTTCATCTCCGGCCTGCTCGACATCACTGACAACCTCGTGGACGGCGAGGTGGTCCCGCCCGCCGACGTGGTCAGGCACGACGGCGACGACACCTACCTGGTGGTCGCCGCCGACAAGGGCACCGCCACCTTCTCCGACATCGCCAACGGGGTGGCCAAGGAGTACGGCTTCTGGCTGGGCGACGCCTTCGCCTCCGGCGGCTCGATCGGCTACGACCACAAGGCCATGGGCATCACCGCCCGCGGCGCCTGGGAGTCGGTCAAGTACCACTTCCGCACGATCGGCGTCGACATCCAGAGCACCGACTTCACCGTGGCCGGAATCGGCGACATGTCCGGTGACGTGTTCGGCAACGGGATGCTCCTGTCCCAGCACATCCGGCTCGTCGCCGCCTTCGACCACCGGCACGTCTTCGTCGACCCCGACCCGGACGCCGCGCGCGGCTACGCCGAGCGTGCCCGGCTGTTCGCGCTGCCCCGCAGCTCGTGGGCCGACTACGACGCCTCGCTCATCTCCAAGGGCGGCGGCGTCTGGCCGCGTACGGCCAAGTCGATCCCGGTGTCCCCGCAGATGCGCACCGCGCTGGGCATCGCCGACGACGTGACGTCGCTGGCTCCCAACGACCTGATCAGCGCCATCCTGCGGGCCCCGGTGGACCTGCTGTGGAACGGCGGCATCGGCACGTACGCCAAGGCGACGAGCGAGTCGCACGCCGACGTCGGCGACAAGGCCAACGACGGCCTGCGGGTCAACGCCTCCGAGCTGCGCTGCAAGGTGATCGGCGAGGGCGGCAACCTCGGGTTCACCCAGCTCGCCCGGATCGAGTTCGCGCTCAACGGCGGCCTGGTCAACACCGACTTCATCGACAACTCCGCCGGGGTCGACACCTCCGACCACGAGGTGAACATCAAGATCCTGCTGGACCGGGCCGTCCGCGACGGCGAGCTGACCGACAAGCAGCGCAACCAGCTCTTCCTCGACATGACCGACGAGGTGGCCCAGCTCGTCCTGCGTGACAACTACGACCAGAACGTGGTGCTCGCCGCGGCCCGCGCGCAGGCCGCCGACATGCTGCACATCCACGCGCGCCAGCTGCGCAAGCTGGAGCGCGACGGGCTGCTCAACCGGGGGCTGGAGTTCCTGCCGTCGGACAAGACGCTGGCCGAACGGCGTCAGGCGGGGCTCGGGCTGACCGCGCCGGAGTTCTCGGTGCTGCTGGCCTACACCAAGCTGGTGACGGACGCCGAGATCCTCGCCTCGGACCTGCCCGACGACCCCTACCTGGTCTCCTGGCTGGTGTCCTACTTCCCGTCGGCGCTGCGCGAACGGGTGCGCTCCTACATGGACAGCCACCCGCTCCGCCGGGAGATCATCACCACCGGCGTGGTGAACGACCTGGTCAACTCCAGCGGGACCACCTTCATGTTCCGGCTCGGCGAGGAGAGCGGCGCCTCCGCCCCGGACATCGTCCGCGCGTACCTGGTCACGCGCGAGGTCTTCGACCTGCCCACCCTCTGGCGCCAGATCGAGGAGCTGGACAACAAGGTCGACACCGCGACGCAGATCGCGATGGAGCTGGAGGCCCGCAAGCTCGTCGAGCGGGGCACCCGCTGGCTGCTGGGCAACCGGCGGGCCCCGCTGGACCTGGCCTCCACGGTCGGCTTCTTCGCCAAGGGCATGAACGGGCTGCTGCCCCACCTGCCCAAGCTGCTGGCCGGCGCCGACCTGGCCGCGTTCGAGGAGCGGCGGGACGGGTTCGTCGCCCGGGGCGTCCCGCCGGAGCTGGCCGAGCGCGTCGCCGCCATGGTGCCCGCGTACTCCACCTTCGATCTGGTCGAGGTGGCCTCGCGCACCGGCCGCCCGGTGCACGAGGTGGCCGAGGTCTACTTCGACATGGCCGACCGGCTCCAGCTCTCCAGGCTGCGCGAGCGCGTCGTCGCGCTGCCCCGCAACAGCCGCTGGAACTCCATGGCGCGGGCCGCGCTCCGCGACGACCTGTACGCCGCGCACGCCGCGCTCACCCACGACGTGCTGGTGCACAGCACGCCGGGGCTGCCGCCAGAGGAACGCCTGGCCCGCTGGAACGAGGCGAACGCGGCGGCGGTCTCCCGGGCCCGGCAGACACTGTCGGAGATCTGGGAGAGCGACACCTTCGACATCGCGACCCTGTCGGTGGCGCTGCGCGCGATCCGCACGCTGGTGGCCAACATCAACCTGCCGCGCGACGAGTCGTGA
- a CDS encoding FAD-binding oxidoreductase: protein MSTPPDRRAFLRIGGLSVLAAGAGSAGATARPAAASTPASAGTGANGPAARASVPHAAGAAGASGARSAPGPGDWRALGAGLEGRLVRPGDAAYDRARRLFNPAYDSVRPAAVAYCANPSDVAECVTFARRTGLPLAVRSGGHSYAGWSTGTGLVVDVSPMSSVRHSSGRAIVGAGAKLVDVYDRLAADGVSIPAGTCATVGVSGLALGGGIGVVSRKYGLTCDVMESVQIVTADGRLLTCDADHDADLYWACRGGGGGNFGVAVSFGFRTHPVREVTVFFLHWPWSKAARVLRAWQAWGPSAPDALWSGMHLTHENGTDVQVVGLHLGGRADCERLLDRLTAAAGSPSRSTVDQTSYRHAMMLMAGCGSLSVAQCHLGGSLPGQTRAGRLSRDTFAATSHLAYRPLSETGIRTLVAEVSRAGDHTVLLDALGGAVGRVRPDATAFPHRAALYSVQYYAHRAGAARWARNARAAMRPHFGDHAYVNYIDAGLSGWRSAYYGPNAARLARVKAAYDPGRLFRMPQAV from the coding sequence ATGAGCACCCCTCCGGACAGGCGGGCGTTCCTCAGGATCGGCGGCCTGTCCGTCCTGGCCGCCGGCGCCGGGAGCGCCGGGGCCACCGCCCGCCCGGCCGCCGCGAGCACGCCCGCATCCGCCGGGACGGGTGCGAACGGCCCCGCCGCGCGCGCATCCGTTCCGCACGCGGCGGGTGCGGCCGGCGCGTCCGGTGCCCGGAGCGCTCCCGGCCCCGGCGACTGGCGCGCTCTCGGCGCCGGGCTGGAGGGAAGGCTCGTCAGACCCGGCGACGCCGCGTACGACAGGGCACGACGGCTGTTCAACCCGGCCTACGACTCGGTACGCCCGGCGGCCGTGGCGTACTGCGCCAACCCCTCCGACGTCGCCGAATGCGTCACCTTCGCCCGTCGGACGGGGCTGCCGCTGGCCGTGCGGTCCGGCGGGCACTCCTACGCGGGCTGGTCCACCGGAACCGGCCTGGTCGTCGACGTCTCCCCGATGAGCTCGGTGCGCCACTCCTCGGGACGGGCCATCGTCGGGGCGGGCGCCAAGCTCGTCGACGTCTACGATCGCCTGGCCGCCGACGGGGTCTCCATCCCGGCCGGGACCTGCGCCACGGTCGGGGTGAGCGGGCTGGCGCTGGGCGGCGGGATCGGCGTGGTGTCCAGGAAGTACGGCCTGACCTGCGACGTCATGGAGTCGGTCCAGATCGTCACCGCCGACGGACGGCTGCTGACCTGCGACGCCGACCACGACGCCGACCTGTACTGGGCCTGTCGGGGTGGCGGCGGGGGCAACTTCGGGGTGGCGGTCTCCTTCGGCTTCCGCACCCACCCCGTCCGCGAGGTCACGGTGTTCTTCCTGCACTGGCCCTGGTCGAAGGCGGCCAGGGTGCTGCGCGCCTGGCAGGCGTGGGGCCCCTCGGCCCCCGACGCCCTGTGGTCGGGCATGCACCTCACCCACGAGAACGGCACGGACGTGCAGGTCGTCGGGCTCCACCTCGGCGGCCGGGCCGACTGCGAACGGCTGCTCGACCGGCTGACCGCCGCCGCCGGGTCGCCGTCGCGGAGCACGGTCGACCAGACCTCCTACCGGCACGCCATGATGCTCATGGCGGGCTGCGGCTCGCTCTCGGTCGCCCAGTGCCACCTGGGCGGCTCCCTACCGGGGCAGACCCGCGCCGGCCGGCTGTCCCGCGACACCTTCGCCGCCACGTCGCACCTGGCCTACCGGCCGCTCTCCGAGACGGGGATCAGGACCCTGGTCGCCGAGGTCTCCCGGGCGGGCGACCACACCGTGCTCCTGGACGCCCTGGGCGGCGCCGTCGGCCGGGTCCGGCCGGACGCGACGGCCTTCCCGCACCGGGCCGCCCTCTACAGCGTGCAGTACTACGCCCACCGGGCCGGAGCCGCCCGCTGGGCCCGGAACGCGCGCGCCGCGATGCGGCCCCACTTCGGCGACCACGCTTACGTCAACTACATCGACGCCGGGCTCTCCGGCTGGCGCTCGGCCTACTACGGGCCCAACGCCGCCCGCCTGGCCCGGGTCAAGGCCGCCTACGACCCCGGCCGCCTGTTCCGGATGCCCCAGGCCGTCTGA
- a CDS encoding sensor histidine kinase yields the protein MTAARLAWSWCALTLALAAAAVALATADGTAPLSVVHLLFVAACALAGGLVCAHRPGHAVGRLLALSAFCFALMEACGHYALLGLARPGLPFTGALAWPQTWLWVPANLAPTLIPLFFPGGRLSSPALRPLVAGAVAVAAAAATVSALTPGENHQVGVGTGLPNPLGVPALAGLAPIPEAVLTVLLPLVFVTGAVDLAVRAWRSGEIGRRQIVWLVYVVAIETAVIGARLTAGLTDDVPDAVWPATDIVWELVGASGATLIPVAICAAVLRRRLFDIDLVINRTLVYGLLSGCVTGGYVLAVGYLGTVLPTGGPTVPVLAAGLVALVFAPLRRRLQSWVNLLVYGERDDPYAALTRLGRRLESTADPDTVLPGVARSVAEALRLPYAAVETAGGDRYAHGTAGLAEAAGAGPVRLPLTHNGERVGALVLSPRPGESRFGTRDLRVLSDLARQVAVAVHAVRLSADLRRSRERLVMAREEERRRLRRDLHDGLGPTLAALTMRAEAAHDLVADERARRLLTEIVGDAEAALADVRTLVDGLRPPALDSLGLTGALRVHATREPSGLRVDVHAPDDLPALPAATEVAAYRIAGEALANARRHAGATRAELRIEAVDGTLRLEISDDGRGIGPHGLAARSWDAGIGDTGAGSTGAGDAGIGDTGAGSTGAGDAGPRGTGVGLASMRERAVELGGSCTFEERPGGGTLVRVELPAGERRNRSDQCPGGRRPPGVPRGAADPPVDGRGDRGP from the coding sequence GTGACAGCGGCACGCCTCGCGTGGTCGTGGTGCGCGCTGACCCTGGCCCTCGCGGCGGCGGCCGTCGCCCTGGCCACGGCCGACGGGACCGCCCCGCTGTCGGTGGTCCACCTGCTGTTCGTGGCGGCCTGCGCGCTGGCGGGCGGGCTCGTCTGCGCGCACCGCCCCGGGCACGCGGTGGGCCGGCTGCTCGCGCTGAGCGCGTTCTGCTTCGCGCTCATGGAGGCCTGCGGGCACTACGCGCTCCTCGGCCTCGCCCGTCCGGGACTGCCGTTCACCGGCGCGCTGGCCTGGCCGCAGACCTGGCTCTGGGTGCCGGCCAACCTGGCGCCCACCCTGATCCCGCTGTTCTTCCCCGGCGGCCGGCTCTCCTCCCCCGCGCTGCGTCCGCTGGTCGCGGGGGCGGTCGCCGTCGCGGCGGCGGCCGCGACGGTGAGCGCGTTAACCCCCGGCGAGAACCACCAGGTCGGTGTCGGCACCGGCCTGCCCAACCCGCTCGGTGTGCCGGCCCTCGCCGGCCTCGCGCCGATCCCCGAGGCGGTGCTGACGGTCCTGCTCCCGCTGGTGTTCGTCACCGGCGCCGTGGACCTGGCCGTGCGGGCGTGGCGGAGCGGGGAGATCGGACGCCGCCAGATCGTGTGGCTGGTCTACGTGGTCGCGATCGAGACGGCCGTGATCGGGGCCAGGCTGACGGCCGGGCTCACCGACGACGTCCCCGACGCCGTCTGGCCCGCGACCGACATCGTCTGGGAACTGGTCGGCGCCTCGGGGGCCACCCTCATCCCGGTCGCCATCTGCGCGGCCGTCCTGCGCCGCCGGCTCTTCGACATCGACCTGGTGATCAACCGGACGCTGGTCTACGGGCTGCTGTCGGGCTGCGTGACCGGCGGCTACGTCCTCGCGGTCGGCTACCTGGGCACGGTGCTCCCCACCGGCGGCCCGACGGTCCCGGTGCTGGCCGCCGGGCTGGTGGCGCTGGTCTTCGCGCCGCTGCGGCGGCGGCTGCAGAGCTGGGTCAACCTGCTGGTGTACGGCGAGCGCGACGACCCGTACGCGGCGCTCACCCGCCTGGGCCGCAGGCTGGAGAGCACCGCGGACCCCGACACCGTGCTGCCGGGGGTCGCACGCTCGGTCGCCGAGGCGCTGCGACTGCCGTACGCGGCGGTGGAGACGGCCGGGGGCGACCGGTACGCGCACGGCACGGCCGGGCTCGCCGAGGCGGCCGGGGCGGGCCCGGTGCGACTGCCGTTGACGCACAACGGCGAGCGGGTCGGTGCCCTGGTCCTGTCACCCCGGCCGGGTGAGAGCCGCTTCGGCACCCGCGACCTGCGCGTCCTGAGCGACCTGGCCCGGCAGGTGGCGGTGGCCGTGCACGCCGTACGGCTCTCCGCCGACCTGCGGCGCTCCCGGGAACGGCTGGTGATGGCCCGGGAGGAGGAGCGGCGCAGGCTCCGGCGCGACCTGCACGACGGGCTCGGCCCCACCCTGGCGGCGTTGACCATGCGGGCCGAGGCGGCGCACGACCTGGTCGCCGACGAGCGTGCGCGGCGGCTGCTCACCGAGATCGTCGGTGACGCCGAGGCCGCGCTGGCCGACGTGCGGACCCTGGTGGACGGGCTCCGCCCGCCCGCGCTGGACTCCCTGGGGCTGACCGGGGCGTTGCGCGTCCACGCGACCCGGGAGCCGTCCGGGCTGCGGGTGGACGTGCACGCCCCGGACGACCTGCCCGCACTGCCCGCCGCCACCGAGGTCGCCGCCTACCGGATCGCGGGCGAGGCGCTGGCCAACGCGCGTCGGCACGCCGGCGCGACCCGTGCGGAGCTGCGGATCGAGGCCGTGGACGGGACGCTGAGGCTGGAGATCTCCGACGACGGCCGCGGGATCGGACCGCACGGGCTTGCCGCGCGGTCGTGGGACGCCGGGATCGGGGACACCGGAGCCGGGAGCACGGGGGCCGGGGATGCCGGGATCGGGGACACCGGAGCCGGGAGCACCGGGGCCGGGGACGCCGGGCCCCGGGGCACCGGGGTCGGGTTGGCGTCGATGCGCGAACGGGCCGTGGAGCTGGGCGGGTCGTGCACGTTCGAGGAACGCCCGGGAGGCGGGACACTCGTCAGGGTGGAACTGCCCGCGGGTGAGAGGAGGAACCGCAGTGATCAGTGTCCTGGTGGTCGACGACCACCCGGGGTTCCGCGCGGGGCTGCGGACCCTCCTGTCGACGGCCGAGGGGATCGAGGTCCGTGA
- a CDS encoding response regulator transcription factor, with the protein MISVLVVDDHPGFRAGLRTLLSTAEGIEVRDEAGSGEQALALVGSAQPDVVLMDLAMPGMGGIAAIEHLARDHPHIKVIVLSMSDDDDSVFAAMRAGARGYVLKGARRAELVRSVQTVADGGAVFGPALASRLVGYFSAGQRAEPALPDLTRREREILGLLAGHLTNQQIATRLGLSQKTVRNHVSAVLTKLQVTDRAQAIMRAREAGL; encoded by the coding sequence GTGATCAGTGTCCTGGTGGTCGACGACCACCCGGGGTTCCGCGCGGGGCTGCGGACCCTCCTGTCGACGGCCGAGGGGATCGAGGTCCGTGACGAGGCGGGCAGCGGAGAGCAGGCACTCGCGCTGGTCGGGTCGGCCCAGCCGGACGTGGTGCTGATGGACCTGGCGATGCCCGGCATGGGCGGGATCGCGGCGATCGAGCACCTGGCCCGCGACCACCCGCACATCAAGGTGATCGTGCTCAGCATGTCGGACGACGACGACTCGGTGTTCGCCGCCATGCGGGCCGGGGCCCGCGGGTACGTCCTCAAGGGCGCCCGCAGGGCCGAGCTCGTCCGGTCGGTGCAGACGGTGGCCGACGGGGGTGCCGTCTTCGGTCCCGCCCTCGCCTCCCGGCTGGTGGGCTACTTCTCCGCCGGGCAGCGCGCCGAGCCCGCGCTGCCCGACCTGACCAGGCGGGAACGGGAGATCCTCGGGCTGCTCGCCGGGCACCTGACCAACCAGCAGATCGCGACCCGGCTCGGGCTGAGCCAGAAGACGGTCCGCAACCACGTGTCGGCCGTCCTCACCAAGCTCCAGGTGACCGACCGGGCACAGGCGATCATGCGTGCGCGGGAAGCGGGCCTCTGA